Part of the Paludisphaera borealis genome, GGCCCCGCCGAAATCTACGACAACGGAGTTAGGCAAAACGTTGTCATGACAGTCGCCCCGTATGCGATCAACGACTCCGGGGTCGTGGTGGGAGCGATGATGACCGGTTCGCTCGGCCGCGAGATGCACCCTGCGATGTTTCGGGACGGCCAAACGATCGACCTGATGAATGCGACTCTCCGGTATCCTGGTCTGTCGTGGACGGGCCCGCCGCTCCTCCCTCACGGAGTCGCGATCGGGATCAACAACAAGAACGACATCCTCGCGGTCGTCTGGAGTGTGAATACCCCGGCGATCCCCGGGGTGCCCCCGACGACCGTCATCTTCAACCCCACAACCGGCGAATGGAAGAACCTCTCCAAGGTGCCAGGCTACGAGGGGGGCCAGGGGGTCGCGTTGAACAACCTGGGACAGGTCGTCGGCAACGACTTCCTGTACGACGGATCGACGATCCGGAAGCTGACCGAGTTGCTCCCACCGACCAGCGGCTGGAGCGGCCTGCACCCGACGGACATCAACGATTCGGGCTGGATCGTCGGCCAGGGGATGATCGACGGCAAGCTCCACGCCTTCCTCATGACGCCCGAGGACGCCCAGGTCCCCGAGCCGTCGACGGTCCTGATCTGGGGCGTGCTGGCGGCGCTGGGCGTGGGATCTCGTCGGGTCGTCGCGAGGAAAGCCTGAACCCAACCATTGGGCTCATGGATCAGAATACAAACCATCATGACGCCGTCGGGACACCCGGCCTCATGAGAATGCGAGTGAATCGCGGTCGGTCGGGTCCGGGTCCTGGTCCGAATACCAGCCCGAAGCGCCAGCGAGTGCATTCCCATAACGCGGTCTACCATTGGATCGCACACAGGCCGAGGCCGAAATCTCTTCTGCCCTTGCGGGAGAAGGTGCCCCGCAGGGGCGGATGAGGGGTGTTCGACCGCCTCGACCCTCGACCAGAGCCTACGACGCGCTCCCCGCAGGCGGGGAGAAGGCATGCTCGCGACAGCCTGCTTTGATTGTTGTGTGCAACTCGAACGCAAACCACCTCGCGGCCTCGCCCTCGACACCGCGATCAAAATCGCCAGATCGCATGAAATCGCGAAAATCCTTTCAATCGTCCCGCGCGGTAATCCGTAGCGCCCGGATTCCGATTCCCGATCAACACGGGGGAACCGTCGTAAACTCATGGTAGGTAATTCTCGAAATCGCCCGAGGTCTTTGACAATCCGGCTGTTGGTGGGTAAGTGACGCGTCCTCTCGTAGGGGAAAAACGCGCGAACGAACCCAACGCCCCAAGGCGATCGGCCGGCTTCGGCTCGGTCGGCCGAGCCCCGAAATCTCGACGAACGAACCCAATCGCAGGCCCAGAAAGCGGCGGTTTTCGGGGCGAACGAAGCCAAACCCAGGACCACCGCCAAACCCCATCAACATAAGGACTTGGACGCATCACACACGCCGATTTCGCGGGTCGAACGAACACAATCCGCCGAGTGTCGAACCGCGGTCGAAGAAGGTCGGAGCGTGGGCCGTTCAGGGTCGCAACCGCCCGGTCAGAGAGCCGTCGAAGGGCGTGTTTTGGAGACGATCGAACCCAATTCCGCGAGGGGTGAGGCGAACACCCGTAGGAAGTGGTTGTGCCCAACAGGCGGGTGGAGCGGATTCGCAGGGGATTTCCGGATGCGCCGGCCGACGCCTCCGAGCCTGGACTTGGGCTGTTTCCAAAGAGCGGCAGGTCGCCCGCGACGCCTTGTCGCGAGCGGCGTCTTGGGGTAGCCTGGGGGATTGAATCCTTGTTAAACACTCGCGGTCGAGATCCACACCATGACGTCGCCCGCACGTTCCATGTCGGTGAGATTCGGAACGACCTCGCGCCGGGTTCTGGCATGCCTCGGGCTGGGGGCGGCGCTCGCTGTTTCCGGTCCGACGGCCGGGGCCGGCGACGCGAAGCCGGTTGACTACTTGCGCGACGTCAAGCCGCTGCTGGACAAGCGCTGTTTCGTCTGCCACGGAGCCCTCAAGCAGAAGTCGGGGCTGCGGCTCGACACGGCGAAGGCGATGCTCGAAGGGGGCGACGGCGGTCCGGTCGTGGAGCCGGGCAAGAGCGGCGAGAGCCTGATCGTCGAGGCCGTGACGCGGGACGAGTCGCGGATGCCCCCCGAAGGGGAGGCGTCGGCGCTGTCCAAGGACGAGGTCGCCATGCTCCGGGCGTGGATCGACCAGGGGGCGAAGGCGCCGGCCGACGAGAAGCCCCAAACCGACCCGCGTAAGCACTGGTCGTTTCGAGCGCCCGAGCGGCCGGCGGCCCCCGCCGTCTCCGCCGACCGGGCCGGCTGGGTTCGCAACCCGATCGACGCCTTCCTCGCGGTCGAGCACCAGAGGCACGGACTGACCCCAAGCCCCAGGGCCGAGCCGGCCGTCTTGATCCGCCGGCTCTATCTCGACCTGATCGGTCTTCTGCCCAGGCCCGAGGAGGTCCGGAAGTTCGAGAGCGACCCCTCCGACCAGGCGTACGAGGCGATCGTCGACCGGCTGCTGGCCAGCCCCCAATACGGCGAGCGGTGGGGAAGGCACTGGATGGACGTCTGGCGGTACAGCGATTGGGACGGCTTCGGCGCCGAGGTCCGCGAGAGCCAGCCCCATATCTGGCGATGGCGCGACTGGATCGTCGAGTCGCTCAACGCCGACCGGGGCTACGACAAGATGATCGTCGCCATGCTCGCCGCCGATGAGGACGCGCCGGGCGACGCCGACGCGGTCCGGGCCACCGGATATCTCGTCCGGAACTGGTACCTGTTCAATCGCGACACCTGGCTCGACGCGACAGTGGAGCACACGTCGAAGGCCTTCCTGGGGATCACCCTCAACTGTGCGAAGTGCCACGACCACAAGTACGACCCGATCGCCCAGACCGATTACTACGGGTTCCGGGCCTTCTTCGAGCCCCACAAGGTCCGCACCGACGCCGCGCCCGGCGAGCCCGACGCGACCAAGTCCGGCCTGGTCCGCGTCTACGACGCCGACCTCGCGACCCCGACGTTCCTGTACACGCGAGGCGATTCCGCGAAGCCCGTCAAGGACCACCCGATCGATCCCAAACTCCCGAAGGTGCTCCAGACGCAAGTCGCCCTCGCCGCGCCTCAGCCGATCGCCGTGCCCCGGTTCGAGTTCTACCGGGGGCTCGATCCGGCCGTCCGCAAGACGAAGGTCGACGCCGCACAGGCCGAGTTGGAAGCCCGACATGACGAGGCGAAGAAGGCCGACCAGACCCTTGCCGCCGCGACCAACCCGACCGCCGCCGCCCGCGCCAAGGCCGGCGTCGAGGCCGCCCGCAAGGGAATCGAAGCCGCCAAAGCGAACCTGGCCAGTCTGACCGAACGGATCAACGCCGACGACGCAGCCTTTTCCGAACCGCCCGCGCCCGACGCGACGGCCAGGGCCCAGTCGGCCGCCAAGACCGAGCGCCGGGCCGACCTCCACACGGCCGAATGGAACCTGGCGAAAGCCGACCTCGCCCTGGCCGACGCCGACACCGCCGTCGTCGACGCCAAGACGCCTGGCCTCGACGAGCGGAAGAAGGCCGCCGCCGCGACCAAGGCCCAGCGCGACAAGGCCCGGCTCGATCTCAAGACCAAGGAGCAGGCCGTCCGCCAGGAGGCGAAAGCCTACTCCCCGCTCGCCCCCCAGTACCCTCGAACGACCTCCGGAAAGCGGCTGGCCCTCGCCCGCTGGCTGACCCATCGCGACAACCCGCTCACCGCACGTGTTTCAATCAACCACATATGGATGCGTCACTTCGGAACGCCGCTGGTCGCCTCGGTCTTCGACTT contains:
- a CDS encoding PSD1 and planctomycete cytochrome C domain-containing protein is translated as MTSPARSMSVRFGTTSRRVLACLGLGAALAVSGPTAGAGDAKPVDYLRDVKPLLDKRCFVCHGALKQKSGLRLDTAKAMLEGGDGGPVVEPGKSGESLIVEAVTRDESRMPPEGEASALSKDEVAMLRAWIDQGAKAPADEKPQTDPRKHWSFRAPERPAAPAVSADRAGWVRNPIDAFLAVEHQRHGLTPSPRAEPAVLIRRLYLDLIGLLPRPEEVRKFESDPSDQAYEAIVDRLLASPQYGERWGRHWMDVWRYSDWDGFGAEVRESQPHIWRWRDWIVESLNADRGYDKMIVAMLAADEDAPGDADAVRATGYLVRNWYLFNRDTWLDATVEHTSKAFLGITLNCAKCHDHKYDPIAQTDYYGFRAFFEPHKVRTDAAPGEPDATKSGLVRVYDADLATPTFLYTRGDSAKPVKDHPIDPKLPKVLQTQVALAAPQPIAVPRFEFYRGLDPAVRKTKVDAAQAELEARHDEAKKADQTLAAATNPTAAARAKAGVEAARKGIEAAKANLASLTERINADDAAFSEPPAPDATARAQSAAKTERRADLHTAEWNLAKADLALADADTAVVDAKTPGLDERKKAAAATKAQRDKARLDLKTKEQAVRQEAKAYSPLAPQYPRTTSGKRLALARWLTHRDNPLTARVSINHIWMRHFGTPLVASVFDFGVNGSAPSHPALLDWLARELVDSGWSMKPIHRLMVTSSAYRMRSSTGGPGDPNLAADPGNRQYWRMNARRMEAETVRDNLLWLTGGLDLALGGPDLDPETAMTVPRRSLYFRHSKEKRVPFLRMFDSSNVTSCYRRTESVVPQQALALANSPLSLAQARRLAATLETTPVNDAAFIATSFERVLGRKPRPQEQEACTAFLRSQAERLGEPAKLSAFPPSPAAAVAPAADKARRAREDLVHVLFNHNDFVMIY